Proteins encoded within one genomic window of Streptomyces profundus:
- a CDS encoding DUF397 domain-containing protein — MKTTESIWRKSSYSGNQGGECLEVRDDVPGVVPVRDSKVVEGPILSVSASAWARFLDMAKS, encoded by the coding sequence ATGAAGACGACTGAGTCGATTTGGCGGAAGTCCTCGTATTCCGGAAACCAGGGTGGAGAGTGCCTGGAAGTTCGAGATGACGTTCCGGGGGTGGTGCCTGTTCGTGATTCCAAGGTCGTTGAAGGTCCCATCCTCAGCGTCTCGGCCTCGGCCTGGGCCAGGTTCCTGGACATGGCCAAGAGCTGA
- the mmsB gene encoding multiple monosaccharide ABC transporter permease gives MSRTTLEKDTPDRDTGGPRAVAAQLLAALRSNMRQYGMLIALVLLLGLFQVWSEGDMLLPRNVTNILLQNSYILILAIGMMIVIINGHIDLSVGSLAAFTGAAAAVMMVDHDIPWQLALLASLLIGAVVGAWQGFWIAYVGIPSFIVTLAGMLLFRGATQILLDGQSVAPFPEGFQDLSQGFLPEVGPNTNYHNLTILLGVLVCAVALFQEWRARQQARAYELHVLPFQMFVLKCAAIVAAVLAFTLTLASYRGVPVVLLILGGLLVALGFVMRNAVVGRHIYALGGNRAAAQLSGVKDKRVTLLVFVNMGVLAALAGCVYASRLNAGTPGAGNLFELEAIAAAFIGGASMSGGVGTVLGAVIGGLVLGVLNNGMSLVGISQDWQQVIKGLVLLAAVGFDVWNKRRASS, from the coding sequence ATGAGCCGGACCACGCTCGAAAAGGACACGCCCGACAGGGACACCGGCGGGCCCAGGGCGGTGGCCGCCCAGTTGCTCGCCGCGCTGCGCAGCAATATGCGGCAGTACGGCATGTTGATCGCACTGGTGCTGCTGCTCGGGCTCTTCCAGGTGTGGAGCGAGGGCGACATGCTGTTGCCCCGCAATGTCACTAATATCCTGCTTCAGAATAGTTACATTCTGATTCTGGCCATCGGCATGATGATCGTGATCATCAATGGCCATATCGATCTGTCCGTGGGGTCGTTGGCCGCGTTCACCGGGGCCGCAGCAGCGGTGATGATGGTCGACCACGACATTCCCTGGCAGCTGGCGCTCCTCGCCTCGCTGCTGATCGGGGCGGTGGTCGGCGCCTGGCAGGGGTTCTGGATCGCCTATGTCGGCATCCCGTCCTTCATCGTCACGCTCGCCGGGATGCTGCTCTTCCGGGGCGCCACCCAGATCCTGCTGGACGGCCAGTCGGTGGCCCCGTTCCCCGAGGGGTTCCAGGACCTCAGCCAGGGGTTCCTCCCCGAGGTCGGCCCGAACACCAACTACCACAATCTGACCATCCTGTTGGGCGTGTTGGTCTGCGCGGTCGCGCTCTTCCAGGAGTGGCGCGCCCGGCAGCAGGCGCGCGCCTACGAACTGCATGTGCTGCCGTTCCAGATGTTCGTCCTCAAGTGCGCCGCGATCGTGGCTGCGGTGCTGGCGTTCACCCTCACCCTGGCCAGCTACCGGGGTGTGCCGGTGGTGCTGCTGATCCTGGGCGGGCTGCTGGTGGCGCTGGGCTTCGTGATGCGGAACGCGGTGGTCGGCCGGCACATCTACGCGCTGGGCGGCAACCGGGCCGCCGCGCAGCTGTCCGGGGTCAAGGACAAGCGCGTCACCCTGCTGGTCTTCGTCAACATGGGCGTGCTCGCCGCGCTGGCCGGCTGCGTCTACGCGTCCCGGCTCAACGCGGGCACGCCGGGCGCCGGCAACCTCTTCGAACTGGAGGCCATCGCGGCGGCGTTCATCGGCGGTGCGTCGATGAGCGGTGGGGTAGGCACCGTGCTGGGCGCCGTGATCGGCGGACTGGTGTTGGGCGTGCTCAACAACGGGATGTCGCTGGTCGGTATCAGTCAGGACTGGCAACAGGTGATCAAGGGCCTGGTGCTGCTGGCCGCCGTCGGCTTCGACGTGTGGAACAAACGCAGAGCCAGCTCCTGA
- a CDS encoding zinc-dependent alcohol dehydrogenase: MVGARSVVVDEPGVFRLVEGERPDPGPGEVRVAVHAAGVCASDRELFDGTRPAGYVRYPVVPGHEWSGTVDAVGPGVDPALLGRGTVAEGFRACQRCARCRAGEQTLCTSGYAETGFTEPGAFADFLRLPARLLHPLAPDADLTAAALLEPAAVVAAAVLRAAPRAGERIAVLGCGTLGLLATQLLAASSPVALLAVDPRPRPLELAREMGARDTLAPDGLDAAEGEFDLVVETAGAPGTAADACRLARRGGRVVLTGVPEPGAKGLDPVLLLVNQLTVTNVFGAPPAAWSYAVHAFDHGLLRPRKLISHQLPLASFGEAMKLVGSGDPAVGKVLLTP, from the coding sequence ATGGTCGGCGCGCGCAGCGTCGTCGTCGACGAGCCGGGCGTCTTCCGGCTGGTGGAGGGCGAACGCCCGGACCCAGGACCCGGCGAGGTCAGGGTGGCGGTGCACGCGGCCGGGGTCTGCGCCAGCGACCGGGAGCTGTTCGACGGCACCCGGCCGGCCGGCTATGTCCGCTATCCGGTGGTGCCGGGGCACGAGTGGTCGGGCACGGTGGACGCGGTGGGCCCCGGCGTCGATCCGGCGCTGCTCGGGCGCGGCACGGTGGCCGAGGGCTTCCGCGCCTGCCAGCGCTGCGCGCGCTGCCGGGCCGGTGAACAGACGCTCTGCACCAGCGGCTACGCGGAGACCGGCTTCACCGAGCCGGGCGCCTTCGCCGACTTCCTGAGGCTCCCGGCGCGGCTGCTGCACCCGCTGGCCCCGGACGCCGATCTGACGGCCGCCGCGCTGCTTGAGCCGGCGGCCGTGGTGGCCGCCGCCGTGCTGCGCGCCGCGCCGCGCGCCGGGGAACGGATCGCCGTGCTGGGCTGCGGCACGCTCGGCCTGTTGGCCACCCAGCTGCTCGCGGCCTCGTCGCCCGTGGCGCTGCTGGCCGTCGATCCCCGGCCGAGGCCCCTGGAGCTGGCCCGTGAGATGGGCGCGAGGGACACCCTGGCGCCCGACGGACTGGACGCCGCCGAAGGGGAGTTCGACCTGGTGGTGGAGACGGCGGGCGCCCCGGGCACCGCCGCCGACGCCTGCCGGCTCGCGCGCCGGGGCGGCCGGGTGGTGCTCACCGGGGTTCCCGAGCCGGGCGCCAAGGGCCTCGACCCCGTGCTGTTGTTGGTCAACCAACTGACCGTGACCAATGTGTTCGGCGCCCCGCCGGCGGCCTGGTCCTACGCTGTGCACGCCTTCGACCACGGGTTGCTCCGTCCCAGGAAACTGATCTCGCATCAGCTTCCCCTGGCGTCTTTCGGGGAAGCGATGAAACTGGTCGGCAGCGGTGACCCGGCCGTGGGCAAGGTGCTGCTGACGCCCTGA
- a CDS encoding aldose epimerase family protein: MTTSRRAVIASAAAAGLTAATVGRASASEPGGAHGGEPPRAETFGRLADGTEIQRWTLSAGGVRLGVLNFGGIVQSLEVPDRDGELANVSLGFGELGPYLGDSPYMGALIGRYGNRIAAGRFTLDGTEHQVPVNDGPNSLHGGTTGYDKRVWDVTPHGRSGLTLHYTSPDGEMGYPGELDVTVAYTLTDEGAFRIEYTATTDAPTVLNLTNHTYFNLAGEGSGGIYDHKLSLNAGRFTPVDETLIPTGELASVGGTPFDFRRGKTIGEDIRESHQQILYGQGFDHNFVLDKGGTARPERIAQVYERGSGRLMTVSTTEPGVQFYSGNFLDGTLVGTSGRAYRQGDGLCLETQHFPDSPNQPDFPSTTLRPGETYRSTTVYAFGTR, from the coding sequence ATGACCACCTCTCGACGAGCCGTGATCGCCTCGGCCGCGGCGGCCGGGTTGACCGCCGCCACGGTGGGCCGCGCCTCCGCCAGTGAGCCCGGCGGTGCGCACGGCGGTGAGCCGCCCCGTGCGGAAACGTTCGGCCGGCTGGCCGACGGCACCGAGATCCAGCGGTGGACCCTCTCGGCCGGCGGTGTCCGACTCGGCGTGCTGAACTTCGGCGGGATCGTGCAGAGCCTCGAAGTCCCGGACCGGGACGGCGAGTTGGCCAATGTCTCGCTGGGCTTCGGCGAGCTGGGGCCCTATCTGGGCGACTCCCCCTACATGGGCGCGCTGATCGGCCGCTACGGCAACCGGATAGCCGCCGGCCGGTTCACCCTGGACGGCACCGAGCACCAGGTGCCGGTCAACGACGGGCCCAACAGCCTGCACGGCGGCACGACCGGCTACGACAAGCGGGTCTGGGACGTCACCCCGCACGGCAGGTCGGGGCTGACCCTCCACTACACCAGCCCCGACGGCGAGATGGGCTACCCGGGCGAGCTGGATGTCACCGTCGCGTACACGCTCACCGACGAGGGCGCGTTCCGCATCGAGTACACGGCGACCACCGACGCGCCGACCGTGCTCAACCTCACCAACCACACCTACTTCAACCTGGCGGGCGAGGGCAGCGGCGGCATCTACGACCACAAGCTGAGCCTCAACGCCGGCCGCTTCACCCCCGTGGACGAAACCCTCATCCCCACCGGGGAGTTGGCCTCCGTCGGCGGCACCCCGTTCGACTTCCGCCGGGGCAAGACCATCGGCGAGGACATCAGGGAGAGCCACCAGCAGATCCTCTACGGCCAGGGGTTCGACCACAACTTCGTGCTGGACAAGGGCGGCACCGCGCGGCCCGAGCGGATCGCCCAGGTCTACGAACGCGGCTCGGGCCGGCTGATGACCGTCTCCACCACCGAGCCCGGCGTCCAGTTCTACAGCGGCAACTTCCTGGACGGCACGCTGGTCGGCACCTCGGGCCGCGCCTACCGCCAGGGCGACGGCCTCTGCCTGGAGACCCAGCACTTCCCCGACTCCCCCAACCAGCCCGACTTCCCCAGCACCACGCTGCGCCCGGGCGAGACCTACCGTTCCACCACGGTCTACGCCTTCGGCACCCGCTGA
- a CDS encoding ATP-binding cassette domain-containing protein, with protein MPPHVLEMRGITKSFPGVKALDGVDISVRTGEVHAICGENGAGKSTLMKVLSGVHPHGSYGGEIRFDGEPCAFRDIRASEARGIVIIHQELALIPQLSIAENIFLGNERARRGVISWSNTLVETERLLRRVNLGDERPGTRISELGVGKQQLVEIAKALAKRVKLLILDEPTAALNDEDSRKLLELIGEFRAQGISCILISHKLNEVRQVADSVTVIRDGRSIDTLTVREQPGEPSRVSEDQLIERMVGRELDQYFPDRTPYTGELAGRVALTVRDWTVRHPVDTGRKVVDSVSLEVRHGEILGIAGLMGAGRTELAMSVFGRSWGRYERGSVELHGREISTRTVAEAVGHGIAYVTEDRKTFGLNLIDNISRNISLAALPRMARRGLVDAHGERQVAERFRTSMNIKAPTVFEQVGRLSGGNQQKVVLSQWINAEPQVLILDEPTRGIDVGAKSEIYAVIDQLAARGKAVVVISSELSELLGLCDRIATMAFGRLTGVLDRAEATQEGLMRLMTRTELPEVSGIADESGEG; from the coding sequence ATGCCACCACATGTGCTGGAAATGCGCGGCATCACCAAGAGCTTCCCCGGCGTCAAGGCCCTGGACGGCGTCGACATCTCCGTGCGCACCGGCGAGGTGCACGCGATCTGCGGCGAGAACGGCGCCGGCAAGTCGACCCTGATGAAGGTGCTCAGCGGGGTGCACCCGCACGGCTCCTACGGCGGCGAGATCCGCTTCGACGGGGAGCCGTGCGCCTTCCGTGACATCCGGGCCAGCGAGGCGCGCGGCATCGTGATCATCCATCAGGAGTTGGCGCTGATACCGCAGTTGTCCATCGCGGAGAACATCTTCCTGGGCAACGAGCGCGCGAGGCGCGGCGTGATCAGCTGGTCGAACACCCTGGTGGAGACGGAACGGCTGCTGCGCCGGGTCAACCTCGGCGACGAGCGGCCCGGCACCAGGATCTCCGAACTGGGCGTGGGCAAGCAGCAGTTGGTGGAGATCGCCAAGGCCCTGGCCAAACGCGTCAAACTGTTGATCCTGGACGAGCCGACGGCCGCGCTCAACGACGAGGACAGCCGCAAACTGCTGGAGCTGATCGGGGAGTTCAGGGCGCAGGGCATCTCCTGCATCCTGATCTCGCACAAGCTGAACGAGGTGCGGCAGGTCGCCGACTCGGTGACCGTGATCAGGGACGGCAGGTCCATCGACACGCTGACCGTGCGGGAGCAGCCGGGCGAGCCCTCGCGGGTCTCGGAGGACCAGCTGATCGAACGGATGGTCGGCCGCGAGCTGGACCAGTACTTCCCCGACCGCACGCCCTACACCGGCGAGCTGGCCGGGCGGGTCGCGTTGACCGTGCGGGACTGGACGGTGCGGCATCCGGTGGACACCGGCCGGAAGGTCGTCGACTCGGTCTCCCTCGAAGTGCGGCACGGGGAGATCCTGGGCATCGCCGGGCTGATGGGCGCGGGGCGCACGGAGTTGGCGATGAGCGTCTTCGGACGCTCCTGGGGCCGTTACGAACGGGGCTCCGTCGAGCTGCACGGCCGGGAGATCTCCACCCGCACGGTGGCGGAGGCGGTCGGGCACGGCATCGCGTATGTCACGGAGGACCGCAAGACCTTTGGCCTCAACCTGATCGACAACATCTCCCGCAACATCTCGCTGGCCGCGCTGCCCCGGATGGCGCGGCGCGGCCTGGTGGACGCGCACGGCGAGCGGCAGGTCGCCGAGCGGTTCCGAACGTCGATGAACATCAAGGCCCCGACCGTCTTCGAACAGGTCGGCCGGCTCAGTGGCGGCAACCAGCAGAAGGTGGTGCTCAGCCAGTGGATCAACGCCGAACCGCAGGTGCTGATCCTCGACGAGCCCACCCGGGGCATCGACGTCGGCGCCAAGTCCGAGATCTACGCAGTGATCGACCAACTCGCCGCGCGGGGCAAGGCGGTGGTGGTCATCTCGTCGGAGCTCTCCGAGCTGCTCGGCCTCTGCGACCGGATCGCCACCATGGCGTTCGGCCGGCTGACCGGGGTGCTGGACCGGGCGGAGGCCACCCAGGAGGGCCTGATGCGGCTGATGACACGGACCGAACTCCCGGAGGTATCCGGGATAGCGGACGAATCCGGGGAGGGCTGA
- a CDS encoding DUF3145 domain-containing protein, with amino-acid sequence MTTRGVLYVHSAPRALCPHIEWALASVLNSRVSLEWIRQPVSPGTWRAEFSWQGEPTTASHLASALRGWQLLRYEVTADPGSAAEGERYSCTPELGIYHAITGRHGDIMIPEDRLRAAAARAAAGETDLQSEISRLLGKPWDDELEPFRHAGEGAPVRWLHQVV; translated from the coding sequence ATGACGACACGTGGTGTTCTGTATGTGCACTCCGCCCCCCGCGCGCTGTGTCCCCATATCGAATGGGCGCTCGCCTCGGTGCTCAACTCCCGGGTGAGCCTGGAGTGGATCAGACAGCCCGTCTCCCCGGGCACCTGGCGCGCCGAGTTCTCCTGGCAGGGCGAGCCGACCACCGCCTCCCATCTCGCCTCCGCGCTGCGCGGCTGGCAGCTGCTGCGCTACGAGGTCACCGCCGACCCCGGCTCCGCCGCCGAGGGCGAACGTTACAGCTGCACACCCGAGCTGGGCATCTACCACGCGATCACCGGGCGACACGGCGACATCATGATCCCCGAGGACCGGCTGCGCGCCGCTGCCGCCCGCGCCGCCGCGGGCGAGACCGATCTCCAGTCCGAGATCAGCCGCCTGCTGGGCAAGCCCTGGGACGACGAGCTCGAACCCTTCCGGCACGCGGGCGAGGGCGCCCCGGTGCGCTGGCTGCACCAGGTCGTCTGA
- a CDS encoding condensation domain-containing protein, whose product MTDIQRCEIRPGRLVEWTLAATTVEAACGLPEDPRPPSYVQEFHLRSARSVRDQGLSVPNWLGTAFDLPGRVDIGVLEAALHAWTLRHETLRSGFRWVGDEVRRFTLDAGAVALERADVGEFTDGAALARHLERRFDRTADALVWPNFLFSAVVREEGSSVLLAFDHSNVDAGSIYRIPAEIHELYAAELAGRAARLPSAASYVDFCADERGRADAIDGGHPTVARWREFIRRCGGAMPPFPVDLGIDQDGPMPPQRFLSEPLVGDAEAVAFEAYCRPYGGSLVGVLAATALILRDLGEAEVYRTIVPFHTRTRSHWADSVGWFVGGVPIEVPVAAATDLRGALETVRAQLRTNRPLARVPIARAIALLGPDFQRASPDPCSFVSFADTRDMPLSAHWAELRAYGLVRVSYGSQVCVWVSRLHEGLRFASRFPDTDVAHKNLRRYAEALRELIASVAGRET is encoded by the coding sequence ATGACCGACATCCAGCGTTGCGAGATCCGGCCCGGGCGCCTCGTGGAGTGGACGTTGGCGGCGACGACCGTCGAGGCCGCGTGCGGTCTGCCGGAGGATCCGCGACCACCGTCCTATGTTCAGGAGTTCCATCTGCGGTCGGCCCGCTCGGTCCGCGACCAAGGGCTGTCCGTGCCGAACTGGCTCGGCACCGCGTTCGACCTGCCGGGCCGGGTGGACATCGGAGTCCTGGAAGCGGCGCTCCACGCCTGGACGCTGCGCCACGAGACGCTGCGCAGCGGGTTCCGCTGGGTCGGCGACGAGGTGCGTCGCTTCACCCTGGACGCCGGCGCGGTGGCGCTGGAGAGGGCGGACGTCGGGGAGTTCACGGACGGCGCGGCGCTCGCGCGCCATCTGGAACGGCGCTTCGACCGCACGGCGGACGCGCTCGTCTGGCCGAACTTCCTCTTCAGTGCGGTGGTCCGGGAGGAGGGCAGCAGCGTCCTCCTGGCGTTCGACCACAGCAACGTGGACGCGGGCTCGATCTACCGCATCCCGGCGGAGATCCACGAGCTGTACGCGGCGGAGCTCGCCGGGCGGGCCGCCCGACTGCCGTCCGCCGCCAGCTATGTCGACTTCTGCGCCGACGAGCGCGGTCGGGCCGACGCGATCGACGGCGGCCATCCGACGGTGGCGCGGTGGCGGGAGTTCATCCGGCGGTGCGGGGGCGCGATGCCGCCGTTCCCCGTCGATCTGGGCATCGACCAGGACGGGCCGATGCCGCCGCAGCGGTTTCTCTCCGAGCCGCTGGTCGGCGACGCGGAGGCGGTGGCGTTCGAGGCGTACTGCCGGCCCTACGGCGGCAGTCTGGTCGGGGTGCTGGCCGCCACCGCGCTGATCCTGCGCGATCTCGGCGAGGCGGAGGTGTATCGCACCATCGTGCCGTTCCACACCCGGACGAGGTCGCACTGGGCGGACTCGGTCGGCTGGTTCGTGGGCGGGGTGCCGATCGAGGTGCCGGTGGCGGCGGCCACGGATCTGCGCGGGGCGTTGGAGACGGTGCGCGCGCAGCTGCGGACGAACCGGCCGTTGGCGCGGGTGCCGATCGCCCGGGCGATCGCGCTGCTGGGGCCCGACTTCCAGCGGGCTTCGCCCGATCCGTGCTCCTTCGTCTCGTTCGCCGACACCCGGGACATGCCGCTCTCCGCGCACTGGGCGGAGCTGCGGGCCTATGGGCTGGTCCGGGTCTCCTACGGTTCCCAGGTGTGCGTGTGGGTGTCCAGGCTGCACGAGGGCCTGCGGTTCGCCTCGCGGTTCCCCGACACCGATGTGGCCCACAAGAACCTGCGCCGCTACGCGGAGGCACTACGGGAGCTGATCGCCTCGGTCGCCGGGCGGGAGACGTGA
- a CDS encoding mandelate racemase/muconate lactonizing enzyme family protein encodes MRITGISTHVVGTPWRNLTYVQVHTDEGLTGVGETRMLGHTDALLGYLREAEANHIAGSDPFAVEDLVRRMKTGDYGRAGEIVMSGIAVVEMACWDIKGQALGVPVWQLLGGRADVSDNRVKAYANGWYTVERTPEAFHKAAEAVVERGYLALKLDPFGTGSFELDHAETVRSLSLVEAVRDAIGPERELLLEMHGRFSPATAIRLARELEPFAPSWLEEPVPPENLKALKKVAEKTTLPIATGERIHDRIEFRELFESQAADIIQPDLGHLGGIGEMRKLAATAETHYVLIAPHNVGGSVLTAASLQLAGCTPNFKILEHFNDFADAEIKKVVKGAPEVVDGYFTLSDAPGLGVTLDTDAAAEFPQQQARFDLWAEGWEKREGAQGGGR; translated from the coding sequence GTGCGCATCACCGGAATCAGCACACATGTCGTGGGCACACCCTGGCGGAACCTGACCTATGTCCAGGTGCACACCGACGAGGGACTGACCGGGGTCGGCGAGACGCGGATGCTCGGGCACACCGACGCCCTGCTCGGCTACCTCCGGGAGGCGGAGGCCAACCACATCGCCGGCTCCGACCCGTTCGCCGTCGAGGATCTGGTGCGCCGGATGAAGACGGGCGACTACGGCCGGGCCGGCGAGATCGTGATGTCCGGCATCGCGGTCGTGGAGATGGCCTGTTGGGACATCAAGGGCCAGGCCCTCGGGGTGCCCGTCTGGCAGCTGCTCGGCGGCCGGGCCGATGTGTCGGACAACCGGGTCAAGGCGTACGCCAACGGCTGGTACACCGTGGAACGCACCCCCGAGGCGTTCCACAAGGCGGCCGAGGCGGTCGTCGAGCGCGGCTACCTGGCGCTCAAGCTCGACCCGTTCGGCACCGGCAGCTTCGAGCTCGACCACGCCGAGACGGTGCGCTCGCTGTCACTGGTGGAGGCCGTGCGGGACGCCATCGGCCCCGAGCGGGAGCTGCTGCTGGAGATGCACGGCCGGTTCAGCCCGGCCACGGCGATCCGGCTGGCCAGGGAGCTGGAGCCGTTCGCCCCCTCCTGGCTGGAGGAGCCGGTGCCGCCGGAGAACCTCAAGGCGCTGAAGAAGGTGGCGGAGAAGACCACGCTGCCGATCGCCACCGGGGAGCGCATCCACGACCGGATCGAGTTCCGGGAGCTGTTCGAGTCGCAGGCGGCCGACATCATCCAGCCCGATCTCGGCCATCTCGGCGGCATCGGCGAGATGCGCAAGCTCGCGGCCACCGCCGAGACGCACTATGTGCTGATCGCACCGCACAACGTGGGTGGCTCGGTGCTCACCGCCGCCAGCCTGCAACTGGCCGGCTGCACACCGAACTTCAAGATCCTTGAGCACTTCAACGACTTCGCCGACGCGGAGATCAAGAAGGTGGTGAAGGGCGCGCCGGAGGTGGTGGACGGCTACTTCACGCTCTCGGACGCGCCGGGCCTCGGCGTCACGCTGGACACGGATGCGGCAGCCGAGTTCCCCCAGCAGCAGGCCAGGTTCGACCTGTGGGCCGAGGGCTGGGAGAAGCGCGAGGGCGCCCAGGGCGGGGGCCGCTGA
- a CDS encoding GDSL-type esterase/lipase family protein encodes MTVNMVAAARPLVAPLALAALLLGCTSAGQGAEGAAEEEGGAVGEVEAEDRGAPAGPVWNTEPTSIAAMGDSITRGFDACALLSDCPEVSWATGTDSEVDSLALRLLGDEEALADRTWNLAVSGAVVADLPAQAAEAVALEPELVTVLIGGNDACATEVSAMTDAAEFRADFAAALDVLRAGSPDTQVYVSSVPDLERLWAEGQGSTLARLVWRLADVCPSMLADATEQGAEATERRAEVSQRVREYNEALAEVCAADALCRYDGGATFDFAFTTDHISDWDWFHPSREGQSSLAALAYEEVTRATVD; translated from the coding sequence ATGACCGTCAACATGGTCGCAGCCGCTCGCCCCCTGGTCGCGCCGCTGGCGCTCGCCGCCCTGCTGCTGGGGTGCACTTCGGCCGGTCAGGGGGCCGAAGGGGCCGCCGAGGAGGAGGGCGGCGCGGTCGGCGAGGTGGAGGCCGAGGACCGGGGCGCGCCGGCCGGGCCGGTCTGGAACACCGAGCCCACGTCGATAGCGGCCATGGGTGACTCCATCACGCGCGGCTTTGACGCCTGCGCCCTGTTGTCCGACTGTCCCGAGGTGTCGTGGGCCACCGGCACCGACAGCGAGGTGGACAGCCTGGCGCTGCGGCTGCTCGGGGACGAGGAGGCGTTGGCCGACCGCACGTGGAATCTGGCGGTCTCGGGGGCGGTGGTGGCGGACCTGCCGGCGCAGGCGGCCGAGGCGGTGGCGTTGGAGCCTGAGTTGGTGACGGTGTTGATCGGCGGCAACGACGCCTGTGCCACCGAGGTCTCGGCGATGACGGACGCGGCGGAGTTCCGGGCGGACTTCGCGGCGGCGCTCGACGTGCTGCGCGCCGGTTCGCCCGACACCCAGGTCTATGTGTCCAGCGTCCCGGATCTGGAGCGGCTCTGGGCCGAGGGCCAGGGTTCGACACTGGCCCGGCTGGTGTGGCGGCTGGCCGACGTCTGTCCCTCGATGCTGGCGGACGCGACGGAGCAGGGCGCGGAGGCCACCGAGCGCAGGGCGGAGGTGAGCCAGCGGGTGCGGGAGTACAACGAGGCGCTGGCCGAGGTCTGCGCGGCGGACGCGCTCTGCCGTTACGACGGGGGCGCCACGTTCGACTTCGCCTTCACGACGGACCACATCAGCGACTGGGACTGGTTCCATCCGAGCAGGGAGGGGCAGTCCTCACTCGCCGCCCTGGCCTATGAAGAGGTCACGCGGGCGACGGTCGACTGA
- the chvE gene encoding multiple monosaccharide ABC transporter substrate-binding protein, protein MSRARAATRTLASAAALALALTACGQDSDDGGGRDADAEGGTVGIAMPTKSSERWIADGDNMVSLFEEAGYETDLQYGENRVENQISQIENMIARGHDLLVVAAIDGSSLSNVLQQAADADIPVVAYDRLLMNTENVDAYATFDNARVGELQGQYIVDALALDENPDDAFNIELFAGSPDDNNTRYFFEGATGVLGPYLESGQLTVRSGQTGLSDVTTDRWDGGTAQNRMDDLLTAHYRGEPVDAVLSPYDGISIGVLSALKSVGYGSGDTPFPVVTGQDAELASVKSIVAGEQTQTVYKDTRELARQAVAMGEALLAGEEPEFNDTETYDNGVKVVPAYLLEPVSVDADNYQLLIDEGYYSEAQVTG, encoded by the coding sequence ATGTCTCGTGCCCGAGCCGCGACCCGCACTCTCGCGTCGGCCGCCGCCCTCGCCCTTGCCCTGACCGCCTGCGGTCAGGACTCGGACGACGGCGGTGGCCGCGATGCCGACGCCGAGGGCGGCACCGTCGGCATCGCGATGCCCACCAAGTCGTCGGAACGTTGGATAGCCGACGGCGACAACATGGTCTCGCTCTTCGAGGAGGCCGGCTACGAGACGGACCTCCAGTACGGCGAGAACCGGGTGGAGAACCAGATATCCCAGATCGAGAACATGATCGCCCGAGGTCATGACCTGCTGGTGGTGGCCGCCATCGACGGGTCGTCCCTCAGCAACGTGCTCCAGCAGGCCGCCGACGCCGACATCCCGGTGGTCGCCTACGACCGGCTGCTGATGAACACGGAGAACGTGGACGCCTACGCCACCTTCGACAACGCCAGGGTGGGCGAGCTCCAGGGCCAGTACATCGTGGACGCGCTCGCCCTGGACGAGAACCCCGACGACGCGTTCAACATCGAGCTGTTCGCCGGCTCCCCCGACGACAACAACACCCGCTACTTCTTCGAGGGCGCCACCGGCGTCCTCGGCCCGTATCTGGAGAGCGGTCAACTCACCGTCCGCAGCGGCCAGACGGGGCTGAGCGATGTCACCACCGACCGCTGGGACGGCGGCACCGCGCAGAACCGGATGGACGACCTGCTGACCGCGCACTACCGGGGCGAGCCGGTGGACGCGGTGCTGTCGCCCTACGACGGGATCTCCATCGGGGTGCTCTCCGCGCTCAAGAGCGTCGGCTACGGCTCGGGCGACACGCCGTTCCCCGTGGTCACCGGCCAGGACGCCGAGTTGGCCTCGGTGAAGTCGATCGTGGCCGGCGAGCAGACGCAGACGGTCTACAAGGACACCAGGGAGCTGGCCCGGCAGGCGGTGGCGATGGGCGAGGCGCTGCTGGCCGGCGAGGAGCCCGAGTTCAACGACACCGAGACCTACGACAACGGCGTGAAGGTGGTCCCCGCCTATCTGCTGGAGCCGGTGAGCGTCGACGCGGACAACTACCAGTTGCTGATCGACGAGGGCTACTACTCCGAGGCGCAGGTGACCGGCTGA